The following are encoded in a window of Pan troglodytes isolate AG18354 chromosome 4, NHGRI_mPanTro3-v2.0_pri, whole genome shotgun sequence genomic DNA:
- the LOC112209240 gene encoding protocadherin beta-16-like — MEIGWMHNRRQRQVLVFFVLLSLSGAGAELGSYSVVEETERGSFVANLGKDLGLGLTEMSTRKARIISQGNKQHLQLKAQTGDLLINEKLDREELCGPTEPCILHFQVLMENPLEIFQAELRVIDINDHSPMFTEKEMLLKIPENSPLGTEFPLSHALDLDVGSNNVQNYKISPSSHFRVLIHEFRDGRKYPELMLDKELDREEEPQLRLTLTALDGGSPPRSGTAQVRIEVVDINDNAPEFEQPIYKVQIPENSPLGSLVATVSARDLDGGANGKISYTLFQPSEDISKTLEVNPMTGEVRLRKQVDFEMVTSYEVRIKATDGGGLSGKCTLLLQVVDVNDNPPQLTMSALTSPIPENSPEIVVAVFSVSDPDSGNNGKTISSIQEDLPFLLKPSVKNFYTLVTERALDREARAEYNITLTVTDMGTPRLKTEHNITVQISDVNDNAPAFTQTSYTLFVRENNSPALHIGSVSATDTDSGTNAQVTYSLLPPQDPHLPLASLVSINADNGHLFALRSLDYEALQAFEFRVGATDRGSPALSSEAVVRVLVLDANDNSPFVLYPLQNGSAPCTELVPRAAEPGYLVTKVVAVDGDSGQNAWLSYQLLKATEPGLFGVWAHNGEVRTARLLSERDAAKHRLVVLVKDNGEPPRSATATLHVLLVDGFSQPFLPLPEAAPAQAQTDFLTVYLVVALASVSSLFLFSVLLFVAVRLCRRSRAASVGRCSVPEGPFPGYLVDVSTGTLSQSSQYEVCLAGDSGTSEFKFLKPIFPNIQGQCPEPEMEENSNFRNDFGFSIQLK, encoded by the coding sequence ATGGAGATTGGATGGATGCACAATCGGAGACAAAGGCAAGtccttgttttctttgttttgctgaGCTTGTCTGGGGCGGGCGCCGAGTTGGGGTCCTATTCCGTAGTGGAAGAAACGGAGAGAGGCTCTTTTGTGGCAAATCTAGGAAAAGACCTGGGGTTGGGGTTGACAGAGATGTCCACCCGCAAGGCCAGGATCATTTCCCAGGGGAACAAACAGCATTTGCAGCTCAAGGCTCAAACTGGGGATTTGCTCATAAATGAGAAGCTAGATCGAGAGGAGCTATGCGGTCCCACTGAGCCTTGCATACTACATTTCCAAGTGTTAATGGAAAACCCTTTAGAAATATTTCAGGCTGAACTGAGGGTGATAGATATAAATGACCATTCTCCCATGTTCACTGAAAAGGAAATGCTTCTAAAAATACCGGAAAACAGTCCTCTAGGAACTGAGTTCCCACTGTCTCATGCTTTGGACTTGGACGTAGGAAGCAATAATgttcaaaactataaaatcagCCCAAGCTCTCATTTCCGGGTTCTAATCCATGAATTCAGAGATGGCAGGAAATATCCTGAGCTAATGTTGGATAAAGAGCTGGATCGGGAGGAGGAGCCTCAACTAAGATTAACCCTGACAGCGCTGGATGGTGGCTCTCCACCGCGATCTGGAACTGCTCAGGTCCGTATTGAAGTGGTGGACATCAATGATAACGCTCCTGAGTTTGAGCAGCCCATCTACAAAGTGCAGATTCCAGAGAACAGCCCCCTTGGCTCCCTGGTTGCCACCGTCTCCGCCAGGGATTTAGACGGCGGAGCCAATGGAAAAATATCATACACACTCTTTCAGCCTTCGGAGGATATTAGTAAAACTTTGGAGGTAAATCCTATGACAGGGGAAGTTCGACTGAGAAAACAAGTAGATTTCGAAATGGTTACGTCTTATGAAGTGCGCATCAAAGCCACAGATGGGGGAGGTCTTTCAGGAAAGTGCACTCTTCTCCTGCAGGTGGTGGACGTGAATGACAATCCCCCACAGTTGACCATGTCTGCACTCACCAGCCCCATCCCAGAGAACTCGCCTGAGATAGTAGTTGCTGTTTTCAGCGTTTCAGATCCTGACTCCGGAAACAATGGGAAGACGATTTCCTCCATCCAGGAAGACCTTCCCTTTCTTCTAAAACCTTCAGTCAAGAACTTTTACACCTTGGTAACGGAGAGAGCACTCGACAGAGAAGCAAGAGCTGAATATAATATCACCCTCACCGTCACAGATATGGGGACTCCAAGGCTGAAAACGGAGCACAACATAACAGTGCAGATATCAGATGTCAACGATAACGCCCCCGCTTTCACCCAAACCTCCTACACCCTGTTCGTCCGCGAGAACAACAGCCCCGCCCTGCACATCGGCAGTGTCAGCGCCACAGACACAGACTCGGGCACCAACGCCCAGGTCACCTACTCGCTGCTGCCGCCCCAGGACCCGCACCTGCCCCTCGCCTCCCTGGTCTCCATCAACGCAGACAACGGCCACCTGTTCGCCCTCAGGTCCCTGGACTACGAGGCCCTGCAGGCTTTCGAGTTCCGCGTGGGCGCCACAGACCGCGGCTCCCCGGCTTTGAGCAGCGAGGCGGTGGTGCGCGTGCTGGTGCTGGACGCCAACGACAACTCGCCCTTCGTGCTGTACCCGCTGCAGAACGGCTCCGCGCCCTGCACCGAGCTGGTGCCCCGGGCGGCCGAGCCGGGCTATCTGGTGACCAAGGTGGTGGCGGTGGACGGCGACTCGGGCCAGAACGCCTGGCTGTCGTACCAGCTGCTCAAGGCCACGGAGCCCGGGCTATTCGGCGTGTGGGCGCACAATGGCGAGGTGCGCACCGCCAGGCTGTTGAGCGAGCGCGACGCGGCCAAGCACAGGCTGGTGGTGCTGGTCAAGGACAATGGCGAGCCTCCGCGCTCGGCCACCGCCACGCTGCACGTGCTCCTGGTGGACGGCTTCTCCCAGCCCTTCCTGCCGCTCCCAGAGGCCGCCCCAGCCCAGGCCCAGACAGACTTTCTCACCGTCTACCTGGTGGTGGCGTTGGCCTCGGTGTCGTCGCTCTTCCTCTTTTCGGTGCTCCTGTTCGTGGCGGTGCGGCTGTGCAGGAGGAGCAGGGCGGCCTCGGTGGGTCGCTGCTCGGTGCCTGAGGGCCCCTTTCCAGGATATCTGGTGGATGTGAGCACCGGGACCCTGTCCCAGAGCTCCCAGTATGAGGTGTGTCTGGCAGGAGATTCCGGGACGAGTGAGTTCAAGTTTCTGAAGCCCATATTTCCCAATATTCAGGGCCAATGCCCTGAGccagaaatggaagaaaactcCAACTTTAGAAATGATTTTGGTTTCAGCATTCAACTGAAATAA